In Caretta caretta isolate rCarCar2 chromosome 4, rCarCar1.hap1, whole genome shotgun sequence, one genomic interval encodes:
- the LOC125636083 gene encoding LOW QUALITY PROTEIN: zinc finger and SCAN domain-containing protein 29-like (The sequence of the model RefSeq protein was modified relative to this genomic sequence to represent the inferred CDS: substituted 1 base at 1 genomic stop codon), with amino-acid sequence MAKYQDTQCQDVVQDIQSPLAPAWENRQLPELTQGHGTEAYLSTFERVAEACRWPRGEWVTRLLPTLRGKAQQAYISLDTRDSRDYGKVKAAILQEDGISPEMQRQHFRQFCYHDVKGPQEVYSQLQELCHCWLKSEIHTKTQIMDLLVLEQFLTTLPEEMQNWIWKHGPETCTEVVALAEGFXLGQPEAGRRGLQVMVRFKVEEVTSEKMASSRALSESSASQLEQPQPNLEHISQGELIWSKPLEPQYEPPSVSKEDLQPLQKMDNKPDMAEDEQLM; translated from the exons ATGGCAAAGTATCAGGACACACAATGCCAGGATGTTGTACAGGATATACAGTCCCCTCTGGCCCCTGCATGGGAAAACCGGCAGCTGCCAGAGCTCACGCAGGGGCATGGTACTGAGGCCTATTTGTCTACCTTCGAACGAGTGGCTGAAGCTTGCCGGTGGCCTAGAGGAGAATGGGTGACACGACTTTTACCAACCCTCCGAGGAAAAGCCCAACAGGCTTATATCAGTCTGGACACCAGAGACAGTAGAGACTATGGGAAAGTGAAGGCAGCCATCCTGCAAGAGGATGGCATCAGCCCAGAGATGCAGCGCCAGCACTTCAGGCAGTTCTGTTACCATGATGTCAAGGGGCCCCAAGAGGTTTACAGCCAACTCCAGGAACTTTGCCATTGCTGGCTGAAGTCAGAGATCCATACCAAAACGCAGATCATGGACCTGCTGGTCCTGGAGCAATTCCTAACCACCCTGCCAGAGGAAATGCAGAACTGGATCTGGAAACATGGCCCTGAGACCTGCACTGAAGTGGTGGCCCTGGCAGAGGGTTTCTAACTGGGACAGCCGGAGGCTGGGAGACGGGGGCTACAG gtCATGGTGCGTTTCAAGGTTGAAGAAGTGACCTCAGAGAAGATGGCATCCTCTAGAGCGTTATCGGAATCTTCTGCCTCCCAGCTGGAACAGCCACAGCCCAATCTGGAGCATATATCCCAAGGGGAACTGATATGGAGCAAACCCCTGGAACCCCAGTATGAGCCACCCTCTGTCTCCAAAGAGGACCTCCAGCCCCTCCAGAAAATGGATAATAAACCTGATATGGCAGAGGATGAG CAGTTGATGTGA